The sequence AAAGAGAAACAGGCAGAGGAAAAATAGAGGGTTTTTATAAATCACCCTCTTCTTTCTTGTTGTATTTGTTCATAGCGTTCTCCAAATCACTTTTTATTACTTCATCAACGATGGGGACAAAAAACTTTTTATATACTAAATCAATTTTTTCTTTCTCGTGTTCCGTAAATGATGAGACAACAAAATCAGAAAGTTTTTCTTTTATGCTCTCTCTGTCCCCTATTCCTATTCTGATTCTTCCAAATTCTTTGGTGTCAAGAGAATTCATTATTGACTCAATTCCCTTGTGTCCGCCCGAATTTTTATTGAAAGATATTTTTATTGATCCAAGGGGTATGTCAATGTCATCGTGACAGACCAACAGACCATCACTTTTTTTTCCAAATGTTTCTAAAAATGCAGGTCCTGATTCATTCATATACACATTTTCAAAAATGGATAGGTTGATGTCGCTTTTTTCTGTTGTGTACTTCCCTGTCATTGCTTTTTTGTGCTTTGAGAGTTCTATATCTGACGAAGCGGTGTATCTCAAGAGAAAATCAGCGCCCACATTGTGCCTTGTTCCGCTGTAAGAATCCATCGGGTTGCCTAAGCCGAGGACAAGTTTTATTTTTTTCTGCTGATTATTCATGTTTGTAAAGCAATATATAATGATTTGTGTCAAGCGGCATAATAATGGTAATATATAGGTATGAAGACAAAAAGTAAATTAATGGGTGTGGTGTACTTCATTATTATAACACTTGCTTTGTTTATAATAATAAGAAATTTTATCACACAGCCGTTTATAGTGCGCGGTCTTTCTATGTACCCTACATTTTCATCTGGTGATTTTGTATATACGGATAGGCTGTCATATAGGCTTTCTTCAGGTCCATCACGGAGCGATGTCA is a genomic window of Candidatus Campbellbacteria bacterium containing:
- the pth gene encoding aminoacyl-tRNA hydrolase, coding for MNNQQKKIKLVLGLGNPMDSYSGTRHNVGADFLLRYTASSDIELSKHKKAMTGKYTTEKSDINLSIFENVYMNESGPAFLETFGKKSDGLLVCHDDIDIPLGSIKISFNKNSGGHKGIESIMNSLDTKEFGRIRIGIGDRESIKEKLSDFVVSSFTEHEKEKIDLVYKKFFVPIVDEVIKSDLENAMNKYNKKEEGDL